The following are encoded together in the Vibrio zhugei genome:
- the ettA gene encoding energy-dependent translational throttle protein EttA — MAEYVYTMSGVSKIVPPKRQILKDISLSFFPGAKIGVLGLNGSGKSTLLRIMAGIDKEFDGEARPQPGLNVGYLPQEPVLDESKTVRETVEEAVADVAGALTRLDEVYAAYAEPDADFDALAKEQGELEALIQAKDGHNLDNALERAADALRLPEWDQKVEHLSGGERRRVAICRLLLEKPDMLLLDEPTNHLDAESVAWLERFLCDYSGTVVAITHDRYFLDNAAGWILELDRGEGIPWQGNYSSWLEQKDARLRNEAAQEKARQKTIEKELEWVRQNPKGRQSKSKARMSRFEELQNNDHQKRNETNELFIPPGERLGDKVVEVSNLTKSFDDRVLIDDLSFSMPKGAIVGIIGANGAGKSTLFKMLSGTEQPDSGTIELGDTVKLASVDQFRDSMNDNNTVFEEISEGADIIRINNFEIPARAYCSRFNFKGIDQQKVIGELSGGERNRVHLAKLLKSGGNVLLLDEPTNDLDVETLRALEEALLEFPGCAMVISHDRWFLDRIATHILDYRDEGQVNFYEGNYTDYMDWLKATLGAQAAEPHRIKYKRITK; from the coding sequence ATGGCTGAATACGTATATACCATGTCTGGGGTGAGCAAGATTGTGCCGCCCAAGCGACAAATCCTTAAAGACATCTCATTAAGTTTTTTTCCGGGTGCGAAGATTGGTGTGCTTGGTCTAAACGGTTCAGGTAAATCCACTCTGCTACGCATCATGGCTGGCATCGATAAGGAATTTGATGGGGAAGCCCGTCCTCAACCGGGTTTGAATGTCGGTTACCTTCCACAAGAACCGGTTTTGGATGAAAGTAAAACCGTCCGTGAAACGGTAGAAGAAGCGGTCGCCGATGTGGCAGGTGCATTGACCCGTTTAGATGAAGTGTATGCGGCTTACGCCGAACCGGATGCCGATTTTGACGCGCTTGCCAAAGAGCAAGGCGAACTAGAAGCACTGATTCAAGCCAAAGATGGTCATAACCTTGATAATGCCCTAGAACGCGCGGCTGATGCGCTCCGCCTCCCCGAGTGGGATCAAAAAGTGGAACATCTCTCTGGTGGTGAACGCCGCCGTGTCGCAATCTGTCGTTTGCTCCTTGAAAAGCCAGATATGCTGCTACTGGATGAGCCAACCAACCACTTGGATGCCGAGTCTGTAGCATGGCTAGAGCGCTTCTTATGCGATTATAGCGGAACCGTCGTCGCCATTACCCACGACCGTTACTTCCTTGATAATGCCGCGGGTTGGATTCTTGAGCTTGACCGTGGTGAAGGTATTCCATGGCAAGGGAACTACAGTTCTTGGCTAGAGCAAAAAGACGCACGCTTACGCAATGAAGCGGCTCAAGAAAAGGCTCGCCAAAAAACCATTGAAAAAGAGTTGGAATGGGTACGTCAAAATCCAAAAGGCCGCCAATCCAAATCAAAAGCGCGTATGTCACGCTTTGAAGAGCTACAAAACAACGATCATCAAAAACGTAATGAAACCAACGAACTCTTCATCCCGCCAGGTGAACGCTTAGGTGATAAAGTCGTCGAAGTATCCAACTTAACCAAATCGTTCGATGATCGCGTCTTAATTGATGATTTATCCTTCAGCATGCCTAAAGGGGCGATCGTCGGTATCATTGGTGCGAACGGTGCGGGTAAATCGACATTGTTCAAGATGTTAAGCGGCACAGAGCAACCCGATTCAGGCACAATTGAGCTGGGTGATACCGTGAAGCTGGCATCGGTTGATCAATTCCGTGACAGCATGAATGATAACAACACGGTATTTGAAGAAATTTCTGAAGGTGCGGACATCATTCGTATTAACAACTTTGAAATTCCAGCTCGTGCCTACTGCTCTCGCTTTAACTTCAAAGGCATTGACCAACAAAAAGTCATTGGTGAACTTTCTGGTGGGGAACGTAACCGTGTGCACTTAGCGAAGTTATTAAAATCAGGCGGTAACGTCTTGCTTCTCGATGAGCCAACCAATGACTTGGATGTCGAAACATTACGTGCATTAGAAGAAGCGTTATTGGAATTCCCAGGCTGTGCGATGGTAATTTCTCACGACCGCTGGTTCTTAGACCGTATCGCCACTCACATTTTGGATTATCGTGATGAAGGCCAAGTTAACTTCTATGAAGGTAACTACACCGACTACATGGATTGGTTAAAAGCGACGCTAGGCGCACAAGCGGCCGAACCACATCGCATCAAATACAAACGTATAACCAAATAG
- a CDS encoding PilZ domain-containing protein: MAQDEFVRVTYTAPVTLLQGDTLRFHGSIHDISIHDLVITCQPPTALDPNNIVDVVLILPDTDIEIDLSTKINEMSENSLKLDVDHIDLESLVHYKRLVELNMGDDKKFHEDLEHLIELPPHE, from the coding sequence ATGGCACAAGACGAATTTGTTCGCGTAACGTATACCGCGCCAGTAACGCTCTTACAGGGTGATACCCTGAGATTTCATGGTTCGATTCATGATATCTCGATTCATGACTTGGTAATCACTTGTCAGCCACCAACAGCCCTGGATCCCAATAACATTGTGGATGTGGTTCTTATTTTACCGGACACCGATATCGAGATAGATCTCAGCACTAAAATTAACGAGATGTCGGAGAACTCTCTAAAGTTGGATGTGGATCATATTGATTTAGAGAGCTTGGTACACTACAAGCGTCTGGTTGAATTGAATATGGGAGATGATAAAAAATTCCATGAAGATTTAGAGCACTTAATCGAACTGCCACCTCACGAATAA
- the tyrA gene encoding bifunctional chorismate mutase/prephenate dehydrogenase, translated as MAVELNELRDKIDSVDKQLLDLLAQRLALVEEVGKVKSEHGLPIYAPDRETAMLASRRQEATKQGVPPQLIEDVLRRVMRESYASEKDSGFKCLKPELRSVVLIGGKGQLGSLFARMFRLSGYQVEILERDDWETADDILSQAGLVIVTVPIHLTDGVIAKLDNLPDDCILADFTSVKKQPLQAMLNVHKGPVVGLHPMFGPDVPSLAKQVIVCCDGRDADAYQWLLQQFAIWGASVCDVSADDHDQGMTLIQALRHFTTFAYGVHLSQIKPDVQKLLQLSSPIYRLELAMIGRLFAQDPNLYGDIIFSSQENLAMIEGYSRSFNESVRLIQQGDSQAFIEQFNKVSDWFGDYSKQFMQESQSLLKHAHDAVHRG; from the coding sequence ATGGCCGTAGAATTGAATGAATTGCGCGATAAAATCGACAGCGTGGATAAGCAATTGCTGGATTTATTAGCCCAGCGATTAGCCTTGGTGGAAGAGGTTGGCAAAGTAAAAAGCGAACATGGATTACCGATCTATGCGCCCGATCGAGAAACGGCTATGTTGGCATCGCGCCGTCAGGAAGCGACCAAACAAGGCGTGCCCCCACAATTGATTGAGGATGTGCTGCGCCGAGTGATGCGAGAATCCTACGCGAGTGAAAAGGATTCTGGCTTCAAATGCTTGAAACCCGAGTTACGCTCTGTGGTCTTGATCGGCGGGAAAGGCCAATTAGGTTCGCTATTTGCGCGCATGTTTCGTTTATCTGGTTATCAGGTTGAGATTCTTGAGCGTGATGACTGGGAGACGGCCGATGACATTTTAAGCCAAGCGGGCTTAGTGATTGTGACTGTACCGATTCATTTAACCGATGGGGTCATTGCTAAGCTTGATAACCTGCCTGATGACTGTATTTTAGCGGACTTTACGTCCGTGAAAAAACAGCCTCTACAGGCGATGCTAAACGTACATAAAGGCCCTGTTGTCGGGTTACATCCGATGTTTGGTCCTGATGTCCCCAGTTTAGCGAAACAAGTGATTGTGTGCTGTGATGGTCGTGACGCGGATGCCTACCAGTGGCTGCTCCAGCAGTTTGCGATTTGGGGCGCGAGTGTATGCGATGTTTCTGCGGACGATCATGATCAGGGTATGACGTTAATTCAGGCACTGCGTCACTTTACAACGTTTGCTTATGGTGTCCACCTGTCACAAATCAAACCGGACGTACAGAAACTGTTGCAGTTAAGTTCGCCAATTTACCGCTTAGAACTTGCCATGATTGGCCGTCTATTTGCTCAAGATCCGAATCTCTACGGCGATATTATTTTTTCATCTCAAGAGAATCTAGCCATGATTGAAGGCTACAGTCGTAGCTTTAATGAGTCGGTGCGCTTAATTCAGCAAGGGGATAGCCAAGCCTTTATAGAGCAATTCAATAAAGTCAGCGATTGGTTTGGGGATTACTCAAAACAATTTATGCAAGAGAGCCAAAGTTTACTTAAGCATGCTCATGATGCGGTTCACCGTGGCTAA